A region of the Kaistia geumhonensis genome:
CCGGTGTGCCGTCGCGACGACGCCGGCCGGGCCGACCTCGTTGGCCAGCTGGACCGCCACGGTGTTGATCGAGAGAGCCAGCGCCGTCTGCAGGGTCACCGGGCCGCGATAGGTCTTCTCGTAGTTCTTCGGCTCCCATTTGCCGATCCGGGTCGGCTCGTCGATGCGCACCGTCTCCGGCGTCAGACCGAATTCGAGCGCCGTCAGGTAGACGAAGGGCTTGAAGGCGGAGCCCGGCTGGCGCTTCGCCTCGACCGCGCGGTTGAACTGGCTCTTCTCGTAATCGCGGCCGCCGACCATGGCGCGGACAGCGCCGGTGCCGTCGATCGCGACAAGCGCGCCCTGGCTGACGCCGTATTTCTTGCCGTTCTTGTCGAGAGTCTCTGTCACGGCGCGCGCCGCGGCATCTTCGAGATGGGAGTCGATCGTCGTCTCGACGATCACGTCCTGGTCGAGCGCACCGACCACATCGGGCACGACATCGGCGACCCAGTCGGCGACATAGTAGGCGCCACTGCCCGCGCCCTGGCTCTGCGGCTCGACCACGACCGCCACGGCCTGCTTCTCCTGGTCGGCCGTGATGAAGCCCTCCTCGCGCATGGCGGAAAGGACGAGATCGGCGCGCTGGTTGGCCGCTTCGGGATCGCTGGTCGGGGCATAGCGCGACGGCGCCTTCAGCAGCGCGGCGAGGATCGCGGCTTCCTTCAGCGAGATCTCGCGTGCCGACTTGCCGAAATAGCGGCGCGAGGCAGCATCGACACCATAGGCGCCGGCGCCGAGATAGACGCGGTTCAGATAGGCCTCCATGATCTGGCTCTTGGAGTATTTGAGCTCCAGCCAGACGGCCATCATCGCTTCCTGCAGCTTGCGCTGGAACGTGCGGTCGGGCTTCAGGAAGAGGTTCTTGGCGAGCTGCTGCGTGACGGTCGAGCCGCCCTGCACCACGCTGCCGGCCCGCGCGTTCACATAGGCCGCGCGGACGAGACCGTAGGGATCGACGCCGAAATGATCGTAGAATCGGCGGTCCTCGATCGCGACCACCGCTTGCGGAAGATAGGGCGGCAGTTCGTCGATGCGCACGAACTCGCCGCCGGTATCGCCTCGATTGGCGATCAGCGATCCGTCATTGGCGAGGATCTTGATATTCGGCGGCCGCTTCGGCAGCACCGACCAGTCGGTCGAGGACGGCAGCTGGCTCGCATAGTAGACGACGCCGCCGACCAGCGCGATCGAGCCCCAGACGGCGAGGATGATACCCCATTTGACCGTCGCGCGGAAAAACCGGAAGACGCCGGAGCCACCCTGCCGACGGCGCTCCCGCGCCTCGCGGCGGCGATCGGAAGCGCGCGCCCGGCGGCTGCGCGGGCGGTCGTTCTCGGCGTCGATATCGACGAAATCCACGTCCTCGGCATCGCGGGCCCGCCGGGAGCGGCCACCGCCGCCGGCTCGCCCGAATACGGCGCGGTCTTCCTCGCCGACGCGAATCGCGGAGCCGTCCTCGGCCTCGTCGCGGGGCCGGTCGAGGACCGGTTCGATCCGGTCGCGGCGGGGAGTCGGTCTCGCCATGCGGGCAGCGGGTCCTTTTCGTCGGAGGTCCAGCGTGTTTGTCCTCGCCCCGCGACATGACCGCGGAATGCGGCGATTTCGCGGGACAGGCGGCAATCGGCCCCAGAATAGCCGAAGCATGTAGTCGATCTGTTAAGAATGCCGCCCGACACGCGCGTGGCGAGACGCGTGTGACGAGCCCGACGGACGGACTTCCCTTCGCCGATCCGCTGTCCCATCTTCGGCGCGCCGAAAGGACCGCCCGTGCAAGCCGATACCGTCTCCATCCTGCTGCCGCTCGCCGTGGAGGGGCCCTATACCTATCGCGTTCCGCATGGCCTGACCCTGGCGCCCGGCGACATCGTCCGCGTGCCGCTCGGGCCGCGCGAGATGCTCGGCGCGGTCTGGGACGATCCGCCGGACGGCAGCGTCGGCCACAACCGCCTGAGGCCGGTCGCACATCGCTATGACGCGCCGCCGATCGAGGAGAGCCTGCGGCGCTTTGTCGACTGGGTCGCCCGCTACACCATGACGCCGCGCGGCATGATCCTGCGCATGGTGCTGCGGGCGCCGGAGGCGCTCCTGCCCGAGCGGGCCATCGCCGCGCTGCGTTTCTCGGGGACCGTCCCCGCCCGGCTGACGCCGGCGCGCGAGACGGTGCTCGGCCGCATGGCCGACGGCCAGCCGCTGCCGAAAACCGGGCTTTCCTCCGCGCTCGGCGTCTCCCCGGCGGTGATCGCGGGGCTGGTCGCGCAAGGCACGCTGGTCGAGGCGACGATCGCGCCGCCGCCCGTCGCGGCCCTGCCGGACCCCGACCACGCGCGGCCGGAGCTCGGCACCGGCCAGATCGAGGCGGCCGAGGCGCTGCGCGCCATGGTTGATGCCGGCAGCTACGAGGTGGCGCTCATCGATGGCGTCACCGGATCGGGCAAGACCGAGGTCTATTTCGAAGCGGTGGCGGAAGCGCTCCGCCGCGGTCGTCAGGCCCTGATCCTTCTGCCCGAGATCGCCCTCACCGGCGACTTCCTCGACCGCTTCGCCCGCCGCTTCGGCGCCCGGCCGGCGGAATGGCATTCGGAGCTGCCGCAGCGCGGGCGCGAACGCGTCTGGCGGGGCGTCGCGGACGGCACCGTCCGGGCGGTCGTCGGCGCCCGCTCCGCGCTCTTCCTGCCCTTTCGGGAGCTCGGGCTCGTCATCGTCGACGAAGAGCACGACGCAGCCTACAAGCAGGACGAGGGCGTGACCTATCATGCCCGTGACATGGCCGTGGTGCGCGGCAATCTCGGCGCCTTCCCGGTCGTCCTCGCCTCGGCGACGCCTTCGATCGAGAGCCGCGTCAACGCCGACCAGGGCCGCTATCGCCGCCTGCATCTGCCGGCGCGCTTCCGCGCCGCGAAGCTGCCCGAGATCCGTGCCATCGACCTTCGGACCGACCCGCCCGAGCGCGGCCGCTTCCTGTCGCCGGTGCTCGTCAAGGCGATGGAGGAGACGCTCGCCGCCGGTTCGCAGTCGCTGCTCTTCCTCAACCGCCGCGGCTATGCGCCCTTGACGCTCTGTCGAACCTGCGGCCACCGCTTCCAGTGCCCCAACTGCTCGAGCTGGCTGGTCGAGCATCGCTTCCGCGGCCAGCTCGTCTGCCACCATTGCGGACATTCCGAGCCTCGGCCGAGCCACTGCCCGATCTGCGCCAGCGAGGACAGCCTCGTCGCCTGCGGCCCCGGCGTGGAGCGGATCGCCGAGGAGGTCGCGGCCCGCTTCCCGGACGCGCGGGCCATCGTGCTCTCAAGCGACATGCAGGGCGGCGTGCAGCAGATGCGCGCCGAGCTCGAGGCGATCCGGTCTGGAGCGGTCGATATCGTCATCGGAACGCAGCTCGTCGCCAAGGGCCACAATTTCCCCGGCCTCGCGCTGGTCGGCGTGGTCGACGCCGATCTCGGCCTCGCGCAGGGCGATCCGCGCGCGGCCGAGCGCACCTTCCAGCTGCTGGCGCAGGTGACGGGGCGCGCCGGCCGCGCCGGCGGCGACAGCCGCGCCTTCCTGCAGACCTATGCGCCGGATCATCCGGTGATCGCCGCCATCGCGTCGGGCGATTCCGAGGCCTTCTACCAGCGCGAGATCGAGGCGCGTCGCGTCTCCGGCCTGCCGCCCTTCGGCCGTCTCGCCGGCCTCATCGTCTCGGCCGCAGACCGGGCGAGCGCGATGTCCCATGCCCAGGCGCTGCGCCGCATGGCGCCGCCCGAGGATGTCGCGATGGTGCTCGGGCCCTCGGAAGCGCCGCTCGCCGTGCTGCGCGGCCGCCACCGCTTCCGCCTGCTCGTCCGGGCGCCGCGCGGCTTCGACCTGCAAGGTTTCATCGCCGGCTGGCTGGCCGCGTCGCCGCCGCCGCGCGGCAGCGTCAAGGTGCAGATCGACATCGATCCGCTCAGCTTCCTCTAGCCTCCGGCGCCGAGTCGCCTTGCGAAGTGGAGCCGGGCGGGTTAGCCCATCTGCGGACCGTGCGGCATCCGCCGGCACGGCCCGCCGCACGAGCAGGAATGAGCATGGCCACGAAGAAAGTCATTTACGATACGGATCCCGGCGTCGACGATGCCATGGCGCTTCTCTTCCTGCTCGCGGCCCCCGATGTCGAACTCGTCGGCGTCACGACGGTGCTCGGCAATCACCGCATCGACGTGACGACCCGCAACGCGCTGTTCCTGAGGGATACCTTCGGCTTCGAGGCGCCGGTGGCGCGCGGCGCCGGCCGGCCGCTCGTGCTCGAGGAAAAGGACCCGCCGGTCTGGGTGCATGGCGAGAACGGCCTCGGCGACATCCTGCTGCCGGAGACGATCCGCTCCGAAGAGCATCCCCTGCCCGCGCACCGCTTCATCATCGAGACGGTGCGCAAGCATCCGCACGAGATCTCGATCGTCGCGGTCGGCCGCATGACCAATCTCGCGCTGGCGCTGCGCGAGGACCCGGAGATCGCCTCGCTGGTCAAGGAAATCGTCATCATGGGTGGCGCCTTCGGCTATCGCGGCCATTCGGGCAATGTGACGCCCGTGGCCGAGGCCAACATCATCGGCGACCCGCATGCCGCCGACGAGATGTTCGCGGCCTCCTGGCCGATCGTGGTCGTCGGCCTCGACGTCACCCAGGAAGCGATCATGAGCACGCCCTATCTGGAGGCGCTGCGCGATCGTGGCGGCCATATGGGCCGCTTCATCTGGGACGTGTCGCGCTACTACGAGCGCTTCTACCGCTCCTCGACCAAGTTCGACGGCATTCCGGTGCACGATTCCTCGGCGGTCGCCTATCTGCTCGACCCGACGCTGTTCACCACCCGCGGCGGCCCGATCCGCGTCGTCACCGAGGGTATCGCCATCGGCCAGACGATCCAGGCGCCCAACACCCGGCGCTTCCCGCCGAACAATGCCTGGGAAGGGCGGCCGGATCACAAGATCTGCATCGACGGCGACGCCGACCGCTTCCTCGAGCTTTATTTCGACACCATCGTCGCCGCCGCGGCGGGCGCCTGAGGAGACGTGCCGATGGCCGAGAGCGACGAGCGGCTGCTGCTGGTCACGTCCATCCCGCCCCGCTTCGGCGGCGAGGACGAACGGCGCCAGCTTTCGCGCGCCGGCCTCACCATCGCCGATGCGGTCGCCTCATTCGAGGCGGCCGGCTTCCGCGTCGTTTCCGTGAACCGCGAGGGCGAGAAGGCGGGGATCCATGGCTATCCGACGGTCGAGATCGTCGAGGTGCCGCCGGGCGGGCTGTTCCCCAACAAATACGGGCCGAGCTTCGGCCAGATTCTCGCGACCTTCGGCGACGGCCCCGGAGCCGTCGTCAATGCCGACATCTACATGGTGAAGAGCGATGTCGCGCGGGTGCTGCGCGAGCGGCCGGGTACGGTGCTCATTGCCCGCCGGCTGGACGTGGCGACGCAGGCGAAGGGCGTGGTCGGCACCTATAACCGCGGCATCGACGGCATCTTCTTCTCGGGCGGGGCGCTGGCCGAGCTCGCCGCCGATCCCGATCTCGGCGCCTTCCAGATGGGCGCCCCCTATTGGGACATCCTGCTGCCCACCGCCGCCTCGCTGCATCACCCGGTCGCCTTCGTGCCGGCGCCGTTCCTCCTGCACGAGATCCATCCGGCGCGCTGGAACTCCGCCGACTACAAGATGCTGCGCGAGCGGGCGGTGAAGGTCATCGTCGCGCATGCGCGCCGCTACAAGGATATCCGCCCGCAGGCCGCCGCCTTCCTGGCGGGGCTCGAGGGCTTTCTTGGCGGCCCGTTCGAGCCGCTGACCGAGAAGAAGATCAAGGACAGCGCGGTCTACATGAATCTCTGGCTCTCGAAGATCGAGCAGAGCCCGACCCGGATCGTCGCCGTCGACTACAACGACCCGACGATCAACCGCTTCATTTCGCAGCTCTTCGGCCACACCGCCGAGGCGCTGTCGATCGCCAACTGGCTGGATGCGCGCGAGGACGACGGCAAGGAATCGCTCCTCGCCAAGGTCCACCGCTTCGTGAAGCTGATCCTCAGGACCCGCCGCGCTCAGAAGAAGGTGGCGCGGGTCAAGAAGCTGTTTCCGAACTGACACGCGCCGGCGGACGTCCGCCGAGACGCGTCGTGGCCTCGGCGCCGGCCTTCACGCCTTCGGCGAGGCAGTGCTCCAGCCCGCCGCCACCGAGCCGGGCCGCGAGGAAGCCGGCGAGGAACGCATCGCCGGCGCCCGTGGTGTCGATGACCTCGACCGCGGGCGGAACGGCCTTCAGGAGAAGCTCCGAGGTTGCGACCTCCGCGCCGAGCGGGCCGCGCTTGACGGCCACCGTCTGGTAACGCTCGGTGAGGAAACGGGCCTGCTCGCGCGGCTCGGTGGAGCCGGACAGGAAGGCCGCCTCGTCGGCGTTCGGAAACAGGATCGAGGCATCGCGCGTCCAGCCGAGGAAATTGTCGCGGCCCACCTCCTCGAGGAAGCCGACCGAGGACGGATCGACCGTCACCGCGATGCCGCGCGCCCGAGCCACCGCCATCAGCGACATCACCGCCGCGCGCGGGCCGGGCGCGACGAGCGCGTAGCCGGAGACATGCAGGAGATCGAGCCCGGCGAGCAGGGAAACGGGCAGGTCGTCGTTGGAAAGCGAGTCGTTCGCGCCGCGATCGGTCAGGAACGAGCGCTCGCCGCCGTCCGAGATGATCGCGACCAGCATGCCGGTCTCGCGTTCCGCGTCGATGCCGAGGCGCGGCGTGACGCCGGCGGCGGCGAGCGCCCGCGCCTGCTCCGCGGCGTCGCGGCGGCCGACCTTGCCGGCGAGCGCGACGGGCACGCCGCGATGGGCGAGCCAGGCCGCCTGGTTGCAGGCCGAGCCGCCGGGCAGGACACCGATCTTCGCCCGCCGGTCGGAGCCGGGAATGATCGGTCCTTCCGGGCGGACCAGGATATCGGTCATCACGTCGCCGACGACGAGAACGCGCGGCGGCGGCAGCAGGGGCAGGGCATCTGTCTTGGAAGAGGTCATCGGGCCGCCGAATCGTGAAGGGGTCTTGCTTCCGCCCTTCTATAATGCGAATCGCGGCCGACACATGGGCCGTCATGCCCGCCCCGCGACAGTGCCGGCGCCATGGCCGCCATACTGCCGAGCCTTGAGGATCCGCGATGACTGCCGAGAACCCGCTTCTCACCGCCTGGACGACGCCCTTCGGCATGCCGCCCTTCGCTGCGATCAGGCCCGAGCATTATCGCCCGGCCTTCGAGACGGCGATCGCGGAGCACCAGCGCGAGATCGCGGCGATCGCCGACAACCCGGAGCCGCCGACCTTCGCCAACACGATCGAGGCGATGGAGCGCGCCGGGCGCCTGCTCGACCGGGTTGCCTCCGTCTTCTTCAACCTGACGGGCGCTCACACCAGCGATGATCTCGAGGCGATCGAGCTCGAGGTGGCGCCGCTGCTCTCGCGGCATCGCAGCGCCATCTATCTCAACGAGAAGCTGTTCCTACGCATCGACGCCATCGTCGAGGCCGCGCCGAAGGACCTCGACGCCGAGCAGGCGCGGGTCCTCGAGCGCTACCATACCGGCTTCCGCCGCTCGGGCGCCGGACTTCCGGCCGAGGTGAAGAAGCGGCTCGCCGCCATCTCGGAGCGTCTCGCGACGCTCGGCACCAATTTCGGACAGAACGTGCTCGCCGATGAGAAGGGCTGGTCGCTGGTGCTCGAAGGCGAGGACGACCTCGCCGGCCTGCCCGATTTCCTCGTCGCCTCGGCGGCGCAGGCGGCGCGCGACCGCGGGCTTGCCGAGGGCAAGCATGTCATTACGCTGTCGCGCTCCTCGATCGAGCCATTCCTCCAGTTTTCGGCCCGCCGCGACCTGCGGGAGAAGGCCTTCCTTGCCTGGACCGCCCGCGGCGAGGCCGGCAAGACCGACAATCGCGGCATCATCGCCGAGACGATCGCGCTGCGCAGCGAGCAGGCGACGCTGCTCGGTTATGAGAGCTTCGCTCATTTCCGGCTCGACGATTCCATGGCGAAGACGCCGGAAGCGGCGATGGGCCTCCTCACCTCGGTCTGGGAACCGGCCCGCAGCCGCGCCATCGAGGAGCGCGACGCGCTCCAGGCGCTGGTGCGCGAGGAGGGCGGCAATTTCGAGCTCGCCGCCTGGGACTGGCGCTATTATTCCGAGCGCCGCCGCAAGGCCGAGTTCGATCTCGACGAGGCGCTGCTGAAGCCCTACCTGCAACTGGACAAGGTGATCGAGGCTGCCTTCGACACCGCCTCCCGCCTGTTCGGCCTGCGCTTCACGGAACGCACCGACATTCCCGCCTATCATCCCGACGTGCGCGTGTTCGAAGTCACCGACGAGAGCGGCGCCCCGGTCGGTCTCTTCCTCGGTGACTATTTCGCCCGTTCCTCGAAGCGCAGCGGCGCCTGGATGAGCGATTATCGCGGCCAGGAGAAGCTGGTCGCCGATATCCGGCCGATCATCGTCAATGTCATGAATTTCGCGAAGGGCGCCGACGGCGCGCCCACCCTGCTCTCCTATGACGACGCCAGGACGCTGTTCCACGAGTTCGGCCATGGGCTGCACGGCCTGCTCTCCGACGTCACCTATCCCTCGATCGCCGGCACCAATGTCGCGCGCGACTTCGTCGAGTTCCCGTCCCAGCTCTACGAGCACTGGTTCGAACGTCCCGAGATCCTCTCGCGCTTCGCGGTGCATTACCGCACGGGAGAGCCGATGCCGGATGCGCTGATCGGCCGTCTCAAGGCGAGCCGCAGCTTCAACCAGGGCTTCGCCACGGTGGAATACGTCGCCTCGGCGCTGGTGGACATGAAGCTCCACCTGCTGAAGGAGGCGAAGAGCCTCGACGCGACGGCCTTCGAGAAGGCCGTGCTCGACGAGATCGGCATGCCTCAGGCCATGGTGATGCGCCACCGCACGCCCCACTTCCAGCACGTCTTCGCGGGCGACGGCTATTCCTCGGCCTATTACAGCTATCTCTGGTCCGAGACGCTCGACGCCGACGGGTTTCGCGCCTTCGAGGAAGCAGGCGACATCTTCGCGCCCGAGCCGGCGCGCAAGCTCAAGGACTTCGTCTATGCCGCCGGCAACCGCCGCACGCCGGACGAGGCCTATCGCGCCTTCCGCGGCCGCGACCCCGACCCCTCGGCGCTTCTGGAGAAGCGCGGCCTCATGGACACCGCCGTCTGAGCGGTTCCGTCAAATTCTGGAGACATGACATGACCACCGACAAGCCCGCCGTCACCAAGGCCGATCTCTCGGCGATGGAACTCAAGATGCTCGCCCGCGTCTCGCGCCCTGGTCCCTATGTCGGCCTCGACGGCAAGGCTGTCCAGCGTCTCATCGAGCTCGGCCTCGTCCGCGGCCGCGTCAACACCTACGCGCTGACGGAGGAGGGTTTTGCGGTCCTGAAGGAATAGCGCGAAGGAAGGGGCCGGTCCGGCCCCTTTCCAGCCGTCTTCAGACGTCCAGGTTCACCACGTTCAGCGCGTTGTCCTGGATGAAGTCGCGGCGGGGCTCGACCTCGTCGCCCATCAGCTTGGCGAAGATGTCGTCCGCGGCGTCCGCTTCCTTGATGCGGACCTGCAGCAGCGAACGGACGTTCGGGTCGAGCGTCGTTTCCCAGAGCTGCGAGGCGTTCATCTCGCCGAGGCCCTTGTAGCGCTGCAGCTGGATGCCCTTGCGACCGGCCGCGAAGACGGCCTCGAGCAGCGAGCGCGGCCCGAAGATCGGCGTCTCCTGATCCTTCCGCCGGAACACGGACGGCGTGTCGAAGACCTCGCGCAGCTTCGCCGAAATGGAATCGAGCTTGCGGGCGTCGGCGGAATCGATCAGCGCCGCATCGATCATCGCCGCCTCGCGCACGCCGCGCACCTCGCGCTCGAAGAGATAGCCACCGTCGCGCCCGAGCGTGCCGGTCCAGCCGCGCTCGATCTCGTCCGAGATGGCGTCGAGCCGCTCTGCGACCGTCTTCACGGCCGCCAGCGCGCGCTCCGGATCGTTCATCACCGCGCCGTTGAGCGCGCCGGCAATGGCGGCCTGCTCCACGAGACGGCGGTCATAGCGCGTGTGCATGCCGTCGATCAGATGCTTCACATTGCGCGCGTCGTTCACCACCGCCGCCAGATCCGCGCCGGCGCGCACCTCGCCGCCCCGAAGCTCGAGCCGCGCCTCGTCGACGCCCTGCTCGATCAGGTAGTCCTCAAGCGCGCGCTCGTTCTTGAGATACTGCTCGGAGCGCCCCTTGGTCACCTTGTAGAGCGGCGGCTGGGCGATGAAGACGTGGCCGCGCTCGATCAGCTCCGGCATCTGGCGGAAGAAGAAGGTCAGAAGCAGCGTGCGGATATGGGCGCCGTCGACGTCGGCGTCCGTCATGATGATGATCTTGTGATAGCGCAGCTTCTCGGGCGCGAACTCGTCCTTCCCGATCGAGGTGCCGAGCGCGATGATCAGCATGCCGATCTGCTCGGACGAGAGCATCTTGTCGAAGCGCGCGCGCTCGACATTGAGAATCTTGCCGCGGAGCGGCAGCACGGCCTGATTCTCGCGGTTGCGACCCTGCTTGGCGGAACCACCTGCGGAATCGCCCTCGACGATGAAGAGCTCCGACTTGGCCGGGTCGCGCTCCTGGCAGTCCGCGAGCTTGCCCGGCAGCGAGGCGATATCGAGCGCACCCTTGCGGCGGGTCAGCTCGCGCGCCTTGCGCGCCGCCTCTCGGGCCGTCGCCGCCTCGACCACCTTCGAGACGATCTGCTTCGATTCGCCCGGATGCTCCTCGAACCACTGGCCGAGCAGGTCGTTGACGAGGCTCTCCACCACGGGGCGGACCTCGGAGGAGACCAGCTTGTCCTTGGTCTGGGAGGAGAACTTCGGATCCGGCACCTTCACCGAAAGGACGGCGGTCAGGCCTTCGCGGCAGTCGTCGCCCGACAGGGCGACCTTCTCGCGCTTCGAAATGCCCTCGCGGTCGGCATAGCCCGTGACCTGCCGCGTCAGCGCGGCGCGGAAGCCAGCGAGATGCGTGCCGCCATCGCGCTGCGGGATGTTGTTGGTGAAGCAGAGGACATTCTCGTGGTAGCTGTCGTTCCACCACATCGCGACCTCGACCGAGATGCCGTCGCGCTCCGCCTTGATGGCGATCGGCGCACCGAGCAGCGGATGCTTGGCGCGGTCGAGATAACGGACAAAGGCCTCGAGACCGCCGTCATAGATCAGTTCCTCGCGGCGCGGCTCGACGCCCCGCCGGTCGGTCAGCACGATGCGGACGCCGGAATTCAGGAAGGCGAGCTCGCGCAGCCTGTGCTCCAGCGTATCGAAATCGAACTCGGTGCGGCTGAAGGTTTCGGACGAGGGCAGGAAGGTGATCTCGCTGCCCGAGCGCCCCTCGTAGACGCCGCTGACGGACTGCGACTCGTAGCTGCCGGTCACGATGAGCGGCGCGTCCGCGACGCCATGGGTGAAGCTCATCTCGTGGATCTTGCCGCCACGGCGGATCTTGAGCTTCAGCCAGGTCGACAGCGCGTTCACCACCGAGACGCCGACGCCGTGCAGGCCGCCGGAGACCTTGTAGGAATTCTGGTCGAACTTACCGCCGGCATGGAGCTGGGTCATGATGACCTCAGCCGCCGAAATGCCCTCGCCGCTGTGGATGTCAGTCGGAATGCCGCGGCCATTGTCGATGACCGTGCACGAACCATCGGGATTGAGCGTGACGGAAACGAGATCGGCATGGCCGGCCAGCGCCTCGTCGATGGCGTTGTCGACCACCTCATAGACCATGTGGTGCAGACCCGAACCGTCGTCGGTGTCGCCGATATACATGCC
Encoded here:
- a CDS encoding transglycosylase domain-containing protein, whose amino-acid sequence is MARPTPRRDRIEPVLDRPRDEAEDGSAIRVGEEDRAVFGRAGGGGRSRRARDAEDVDFVDIDAENDRPRSRRARASDRRREARERRRQGGSGVFRFFRATVKWGIILAVWGSIALVGGVVYYASQLPSSTDWSVLPKRPPNIKILANDGSLIANRGDTGGEFVRIDELPPYLPQAVVAIEDRRFYDHFGVDPYGLVRAAYVNARAGSVVQGGSTVTQQLAKNLFLKPDRTFQRKLQEAMMAVWLELKYSKSQIMEAYLNRVYLGAGAYGVDAASRRYFGKSAREISLKEAAILAALLKAPSRYAPTSDPEAANQRADLVLSAMREEGFITADQEKQAVAVVVEPQSQGAGSGAYYVADWVADVVPDVVGALDQDVIVETTIDSHLEDAAARAVTETLDKNGKKYGVSQGALVAIDGTGAVRAMVGGRDYEKSQFNRAVEAKRQPGSAFKPFVYLTALEFGLTPETVRIDEPTRIGKWEPKNYEKTYRGPVTLQTALALSINTVAVQLANEVGPAGVVATAHRLGIKSDLQPNPSIALGTSEVNLLELTDSYVPFANGGYAVAPYVIASVKAVDGKVLYQRPHADAVQVIDPTYVGMMNSMLSDTLARGTGRKAAIAGWPAAGKTGTTNDSRDAWFVGYTANLTAGVWLGNDDFKPTKRMTGGSLPAEIWNRFMIEAHQGVAVANLPGDYTFRDPARFQADAAPPQTVGGESNGALEDAGPPPPGGLVDPAGDLTGSTRPSDYAAVTDPERGAASLPPPEADPGYAANGYPPSARETYGGEDYGQGYDPGPVPPAAVGQSDSPPPGTVIHREPGFLGRLFGG
- a CDS encoding primosomal protein N' → MQADTVSILLPLAVEGPYTYRVPHGLTLAPGDIVRVPLGPREMLGAVWDDPPDGSVGHNRLRPVAHRYDAPPIEESLRRFVDWVARYTMTPRGMILRMVLRAPEALLPERAIAALRFSGTVPARLTPARETVLGRMADGQPLPKTGLSSALGVSPAVIAGLVAQGTLVEATIAPPPVAALPDPDHARPELGTGQIEAAEALRAMVDAGSYEVALIDGVTGSGKTEVYFEAVAEALRRGRQALILLPEIALTGDFLDRFARRFGARPAEWHSELPQRGRERVWRGVADGTVRAVVGARSALFLPFRELGLVIVDEEHDAAYKQDEGVTYHARDMAVVRGNLGAFPVVLASATPSIESRVNADQGRYRRLHLPARFRAAKLPEIRAIDLRTDPPERGRFLSPVLVKAMEETLAAGSQSLLFLNRRGYAPLTLCRTCGHRFQCPNCSSWLVEHRFRGQLVCHHCGHSEPRPSHCPICASEDSLVACGPGVERIAEEVAARFPDARAIVLSSDMQGGVQQMRAELEAIRSGAVDIVIGTQLVAKGHNFPGLALVGVVDADLGLAQGDPRAAERTFQLLAQVTGRAGRAGGDSRAFLQTYAPDHPVIAAIASGDSEAFYQREIEARRVSGLPPFGRLAGLIVSAADRASAMSHAQALRRMAPPEDVAMVLGPSEAPLAVLRGRHRFRLLVRAPRGFDLQGFIAGWLAASPPPRGSVKVQIDIDPLSFL
- a CDS encoding nucleoside hydrolase, which translates into the protein MATKKVIYDTDPGVDDAMALLFLLAAPDVELVGVTTVLGNHRIDVTTRNALFLRDTFGFEAPVARGAGRPLVLEEKDPPVWVHGENGLGDILLPETIRSEEHPLPAHRFIIETVRKHPHEISIVAVGRMTNLALALREDPEIASLVKEIVIMGGAFGYRGHSGNVTPVAEANIIGDPHAADEMFAASWPIVVVGLDVTQEAIMSTPYLEALRDRGGHMGRFIWDVSRYYERFYRSSTKFDGIPVHDSSAVAYLLDPTLFTTRGGPIRVVTEGIAIGQTIQAPNTRRFPPNNAWEGRPDHKICIDGDADRFLELYFDTIVAAAAGA
- a CDS encoding carbohydrate kinase family protein translates to MTSSKTDALPLLPPPRVLVVGDVMTDILVRPEGPIIPGSDRRAKIGVLPGGSACNQAAWLAHRGVPVALAGKVGRRDAAEQARALAAAGVTPRLGIDAERETGMLVAIISDGGERSFLTDRGANDSLSNDDLPVSLLAGLDLLHVSGYALVAPGPRAAVMSLMAVARARGIAVTVDPSSVGFLEEVGRDNFLGWTRDASILFPNADEAAFLSGSTEPREQARFLTERYQTVAVKRGPLGAEVATSELLLKAVPPAVEVIDTTGAGDAFLAGFLAARLGGGGLEHCLAEGVKAGAEATTRLGGRPPARVSSETAS
- a CDS encoding M3 family metallopeptidase, encoding MTAENPLLTAWTTPFGMPPFAAIRPEHYRPAFETAIAEHQREIAAIADNPEPPTFANTIEAMERAGRLLDRVASVFFNLTGAHTSDDLEAIELEVAPLLSRHRSAIYLNEKLFLRIDAIVEAAPKDLDAEQARVLERYHTGFRRSGAGLPAEVKKRLAAISERLATLGTNFGQNVLADEKGWSLVLEGEDDLAGLPDFLVASAAQAARDRGLAEGKHVITLSRSSIEPFLQFSARRDLREKAFLAWTARGEAGKTDNRGIIAETIALRSEQATLLGYESFAHFRLDDSMAKTPEAAMGLLTSVWEPARSRAIEERDALQALVREEGGNFELAAWDWRYYSERRRKAEFDLDEALLKPYLQLDKVIEAAFDTASRLFGLRFTERTDIPAYHPDVRVFEVTDESGAPVGLFLGDYFARSSKRSGAWMSDYRGQEKLVADIRPIIVNVMNFAKGADGAPTLLSYDDARTLFHEFGHGLHGLLSDVTYPSIAGTNVARDFVEFPSQLYEHWFERPEILSRFAVHYRTGEPMPDALIGRLKASRSFNQGFATVEYVASALVDMKLHLLKEAKSLDATAFEKAVLDEIGMPQAMVMRHRTPHFQHVFAGDGYSSAYYSYLWSETLDADGFRAFEEAGDIFAPEPARKLKDFVYAAGNRRTPDEAYRAFRGRDPDPSALLEKRGLMDTAV
- the gyrB gene encoding DNA topoisomerase (ATP-hydrolyzing) subunit B → MTDIARDNASEAYGADSIKVLKGLDAVRKRPGMYIGDTDDGSGLHHMVYEVVDNAIDEALAGHADLVSVTLNPDGSCTVIDNGRGIPTDIHSGEGISAAEVIMTQLHAGGKFDQNSYKVSGGLHGVGVSVVNALSTWLKLKIRRGGKIHEMSFTHGVADAPLIVTGSYESQSVSGVYEGRSGSEITFLPSSETFSRTEFDFDTLEHRLRELAFLNSGVRIVLTDRRGVEPRREELIYDGGLEAFVRYLDRAKHPLLGAPIAIKAERDGISVEVAMWWNDSYHENVLCFTNNIPQRDGGTHLAGFRAALTRQVTGYADREGISKREKVALSGDDCREGLTAVLSVKVPDPKFSSQTKDKLVSSEVRPVVESLVNDLLGQWFEEHPGESKQIVSKVVEAATAREAARKARELTRRKGALDIASLPGKLADCQERDPAKSELFIVEGDSAGGSAKQGRNRENQAVLPLRGKILNVERARFDKMLSSEQIGMLIIALGTSIGKDEFAPEKLRYHKIIIMTDADVDGAHIRTLLLTFFFRQMPELIERGHVFIAQPPLYKVTKGRSEQYLKNERALEDYLIEQGVDEARLELRGGEVRAGADLAAVVNDARNVKHLIDGMHTRYDRRLVEQAAIAGALNGAVMNDPERALAAVKTVAERLDAISDEIERGWTGTLGRDGGYLFEREVRGVREAAMIDAALIDSADARKLDSISAKLREVFDTPSVFRRKDQETPIFGPRSLLEAVFAAGRKGIQLQRYKGLGEMNASQLWETTLDPNVRSLLQVRIKEADAADDIFAKLMGDEVEPRRDFIQDNALNVVNLDV